The Synechococcales cyanobacterium T60_A2020_003 genome includes a region encoding these proteins:
- the rimI gene encoding ribosomal protein S18-alanine N-acetyltransferase has product MNVLKLQPLTPALLSSAVELDQLALGGLWTQDGYQRELDSPNSDLLILVPSTEPPKPQPITALGCLWAILEEAHITILAVRPQYQRQGLGQALLVALLAAARSRHLEWATLEVRPSNHAAIALYQKHGFSEVGRRRHYYADTGEDALILWRKGLHHPEFLETLEQWRSQVRDRLKTSGWLLAEDLDK; this is encoded by the coding sequence GTGAACGTTTTGAAACTGCAACCCCTCACCCCTGCGCTCCTATCATCAGCGGTAGAACTGGATCAGCTAGCCTTAGGGGGATTGTGGACCCAGGATGGATACCAGCGTGAACTGGACAGCCCAAACAGTGATTTGCTGATTCTCGTTCCAAGTACAGAGCCTCCTAAACCGCAACCCATCACTGCCCTCGGATGCCTTTGGGCAATTTTGGAAGAAGCCCACATTACGATATTGGCGGTGCGTCCGCAGTATCAACGCCAAGGACTCGGACAAGCCCTACTGGTTGCCCTCCTAGCGGCAGCGCGATCGCGCCACCTAGAATGGGCAACCCTAGAAGTGCGTCCATCCAACCATGCTGCGATCGCCCTCTACCAAAAACATGGGTTTTCAGAAGTCGGACGACGGCGACACTATTATGCAGACACGGGAGAAGATGCTCTTATTTTATGGCGTAAAGGATTGCATCATCCAGAATTCTTAGAAACTCTGGAACAATGGCGATCCCAAGTGCGCGATCGCCTCAAAACGTCAGGATGGCTCCTAGCGGAAGATCTTGACAAATGA